A window from Theobroma cacao cultivar B97-61/B2 chromosome 3, Criollo_cocoa_genome_V2, whole genome shotgun sequence encodes these proteins:
- the LOC18604082 gene encoding protein PLANT CADMIUM RESISTANCE 6 — MGNPDADHSAYESQQIQTEYELQPQEYEPNQEAAPIPDQYLAATYQNNQQGQQYQAQQMGTVGNDPQTQEHQFQPQQQPPPAQQQPVQYPPPQQPAPAQQQPTQYPPQQQPTQYPPPQPNQAYPPPQPAQYPPQNLQNNPMYQNRPNPNQPAAYPPQPVQYPPKSQPTNQMYSNVSPAVMQPQTVYAPNASPQAFPQPAYLPQQGTGMPLASPHNPGGQPAAVAGIPVAGDGWRSGLFHFMDDPMNALVTAFFPCLTFGQIAEIVDDGHTTCGTSGLLYGAIAFLIGMPCLLSCTYRTKLRNKFGLPEAPGPDWVTHFLCEWCALCQEYRELQHRGWDPSIGWQGNLARNQNMQPAPAMMAPMNQRMMA; from the exons ATGGGAAACCCTGATGCAGACCATTCTGCGTACGAGTCTCAACAGATTCAAACGGAATACGAGCTACAGCCTCAGGAATATGAGCCGAACCAGGAAGCTGCACCGATTCCTGATCAATATTTAGCGGCAACTTATCAGAACAATCAACAGGGGCAGCAGTACCAGGCTCAGCAGATGGGCACAGTTGGAAATGATCCTCAGACCCAGGAACATCAGTTCCAGCCACAGCAGCAGCCACCACCGGCTCAGCAGCAGCCAGTGCAATACCCCCCACCGCAGCAGCCAGCACCAGCTCAGCAGCAGCCAACACAATATCCCCCACAGCAGCAGCCGACACAATACCCTCCACCGCAGCCTAACCAAGCCTATCCTCCACCCCAGCCGGCACAATACCCACCCCAAAACTTGCAAAACAATCCAATGTATCAAAATAGGCCGAACCCGAACCAGCCTGCAGCATATCCACCACAGCCAGTGCAGTACCCGCCCAAGAGCCAGCCAACCAATCAGATGTACTCAAATGTAAGCCCAGCGGTGATGCAACCTCAGACCGTCTACGCTCCTAACGCTTCACCACAAGCATTTCCTCAACCTGCTTACCTGCCTCAACAGGGTACGGGTATGCCCCTTGCATCACCACATAACCCCGGTGGTCAACCTGCTGCTGTAGCAGGAATCCCAGTTGCTGGAGACGGTTGGAGAAGTGGCCTTTTCCATTTCATGGATGATCCAATGAATG CTCTAGTGACAGCCTTTTTCCCATGCTTGACATTCGGCCAGATCGCTGAAATTGTGGATGATGGCCACACAA CTTGTGGAACCAGTGGACTGCTCTATGGTGCGATCGCCTTCTTAATTGGAATGCCATGCCTATTGTCATGCACCTACCGGACCAAACTAAGAAACAAGTTCGGGCTCCCGGAGGCTCCAGGCCCGGACTGGGTTACTCACTTCCTTTGTGAATGGTGTGCTCTTTGCCAAGAGTACAGGGAGCTTCAACATAGAGGCTGGGATCCTTCTATAG GATGGCAAGGAAACCTGGCAAGGAACCAGAACATGCAGCCGGCGCCGGCAATGATGGCACCAATGAACCAAAGAATGATGGCTTGA
- the LOC18604083 gene encoding protein PLANT CADMIUM RESISTANCE 4, with amino-acid sequence MEAKRWKNSDEPTTGQIKTGPSVSEPHHQVQAEPEPQCQAIASLHEPTQNQASATIYQTQQSTRANETLPQQQLQQQHYQPQPNQRTYGLVQPAAPPMPAQFSPQTAQNTGPNEHPLEYPPLSRQQTIPIQPNQDVGVIYQQQQGVPQAIYQQPPPSYPQNYIAPPFAASSYVSHSQTVHDVTYEVPPQYVAASGFPVPVDGWKTGLFDCMDDPMNALITVCFPCVTFGQVAEIVDEGHTSCGTSGLLYGLIAFFIGVPCILSCAYRTKLRNKLGLVESPAPDWVTHCFCDWCALCQEYRELQQRGWDPSIGWHGNLAKRQSIQQQQHLAMMPPINQTMFA; translated from the exons ATGGAAGCTAAG AGATGGAAGAACAGTGACGAGCCAACAACGGGGCAAATTAAAACAGGCCCTTCTGTTTCCGAACCTCATCATCAAGTCCAAGCAGAACCTGAGCCACAATGCCAAGCAATTGCATCGCTGCATGAACCAACTCAAAATCAAGCATCGGCAACAATCTACCAAACTCAACAAAGTACACGAGCGAATGAAACATTACCTCAGCAGCAGCTACAACAGCAACACTACCAACCACAACCTAACCAGCGGACGTATGGGCTGGTTCAGCCAGCAGCTCCACCCATGCCCGCGCAGTTTTCGCCCCAAACCGCACAAAACACTGGACCTAACGAGCATCCCCTGGAATACCCACCACTAAGCCGGCAACAAACAATCCCAATACAGCCGAATCAGGATGTAGGTGTGATCTACCAACAACAACAAGGAGTACCGCAAGCAATATATCAGCAACCTCCGCCAAGTTATCCTCAAAATTATATAGCGCCGCCTTTTGCTGCTTCGAGCTATGTATCACATTCACAAACCGTTCATGATGTTACTTACGAAGTTCCTCCACAATATGTG GCTGCGTCAGGGTTTCCAGTGCCGGTTGATGGCTGGAAGACTGGCCTGTTTGATTGCATGGATGACCCAATGAATG CTCTCATAACAGTTTGCTTCCCATGCGTGACATTCGGCCAGGTTGCAGAGATTGTGGACGAAGGCCATACCT CTTGTGGAACCAGTGGATTGCTTTACGGTTTGATTGCATTCTTCATCGGGGTTCCCTGCATACTGTCGTGCGCATACCGCACCAAACTTAGAAACAAGCTTGGGCTAGTTGAGTCTCCAGCACCGGACTGGGTTACTCACTGTTTTTGTGATTGGTGTGCTCTTTGTCAAGAATATCGAGAGCTTCAACAGAGAGGGTGGGATCCATCCATAG